A region of Arabidopsis thaliana chromosome 5, partial sequence DNA encodes the following proteins:
- a CDS encoding RING/U-box superfamily protein, whose translation MNTYSNLVSVKITTTAMILPQDQGFRNTVFVNLQDVVNELAEDQNGVVMCLGTFAAPLMTKIELKPSCLSSHHIYQDLDEFITHTEFCRLLSERIVLDCAHIPQPFSVSLYVEVTRDVMFSSIAVRSTDTFQRLLEEQTMELTDLGDEEETTCSICLEDFSESHDDNIILLPDCFHLFHQNCIFEWLKRQRSCPLCRRVPYEEDLETE comes from the coding sequence atGAATACATATAGTAATTTGGTGTCCGTAAAGATTACTACAACAGCAATGATCCTACCACAAGATCAAGGGTTTAGAAACACCGTGTTCGTCAATCTACAAGATGTGGTCAACGAGTTAGCTGAAGATCAAAACGGTGTCGTAATGTGTTTGGGAACGTTCGCGGCTCCACTTATGACTAAAATCGAATTGAAACCATCATGTCTCAGTTCACATCACATCTATCAAGACCTTGACGAGTTCATCACACATACTGAGTTTTGTCGATTGTTGAGCGAAAGGATCGTTTTGGATTGTGCTCATATTCCCCAACCTTTTAGTGTGTCCTTATACGTGGAAGTGACAAGAGATGTTATGTTCTCGTCTATTGCTGTTAGGTCGACAGATACGTTTCAAAGATTGCTTGAGGAACAAACAATGGAATTGACTGATTtgggagatgaagaagaaaccactTGTTCGATTTGTTTGGAGGACTTTTCGGAGAGTCATGATGATAACATCATTCTGTTACCTGACTGTTTCCATTTGTTCCATCAAAATTGTATCTTTGAGTGGCTTAAGCGTCAGAGGTCGTGTCCTTTGTGTCGACGAGTACCGTACGAGGAAGATCTTGAAACAGAGTGA
- a CDS encoding RING/U-box superfamily protein (RING/U-box superfamily protein; FUNCTIONS IN: sequence-specific DNA binding transcription factor activity, zinc ion binding; CONTAINS InterPro DOMAIN/s: Zinc finger, RING-type (InterPro:IPR001841), Zinc finger, C3HC4 RING-type (InterPro:IPR018957); BEST Arabidopsis thaliana protein match is: RING/U-box superfamily protein (TAIR:AT5G37230.1); Has 1807 Blast hits to 1807 proteins in 277 species: Archae - 0; Bacteria - 0; Metazoa - 736; Fungi - 347; Plants - 385; Viruses - 0; Other Eukaryotes - 339 (source: NCBI BLink).) — translation MILPQDQGFRNTVFVNLQDVVNELAEDQNGVVMCLGTFAAPLMTKIELKPSCLSSHHIYQDLDEFITHTEFCRLLSERIVLDCAHIPQPFSVSLYVEVTRDVMFSSIAVRSTDTFQRLLEEQTMELTDLGDEEETTCSICLEDFSESHDDNIILLPDCFHLFHQNCIFEWLKRQRSCPLCRRVPYEEDLETE, via the coding sequence ATGATCCTACCACAAGATCAAGGGTTTAGAAACACCGTGTTCGTCAATCTACAAGATGTGGTCAACGAGTTAGCTGAAGATCAAAACGGTGTCGTAATGTGTTTGGGAACGTTCGCGGCTCCACTTATGACTAAAATCGAATTGAAACCATCATGTCTCAGTTCACATCACATCTATCAAGACCTTGACGAGTTCATCACACATACTGAGTTTTGTCGATTGTTGAGCGAAAGGATCGTTTTGGATTGTGCTCATATTCCCCAACCTTTTAGTGTGTCCTTATACGTGGAAGTGACAAGAGATGTTATGTTCTCGTCTATTGCTGTTAGGTCGACAGATACGTTTCAAAGATTGCTTGAGGAACAAACAATGGAATTGACTGATTtgggagatgaagaagaaaccactTGTTCGATTTGTTTGGAGGACTTTTCGGAGAGTCATGATGATAACATCATTCTGTTACCTGACTGTTTCCATTTGTTCCATCAAAATTGTATCTTTGAGTGGCTTAAGCGTCAGAGGTCGTGTCCTTTGTGTCGACGAGTACCGTACGAGGAAGATCTTGAAACAGAGTGA
- the RVE2 gene encoding Homeodomain-like superfamily protein (REVEILLE 2 (RVE2); CONTAINS InterPro DOMAIN/s: SANT, DNA-binding (InterPro:IPR001005), Homeodomain-like (InterPro:IPR009057), Myb, DNA-binding (InterPro:IPR014778), HTH transcriptional regulator, Myb-type, DNA-binding (InterPro:IPR017930), Myb-like DNA-binding domain, SHAQKYF class (InterPro:IPR006447); BEST Arabidopsis thaliana protein match is: Homeodomain-like superfamily protein (TAIR:AT5G17300.1); Has 1807 Blast hits to 1807 proteins in 277 species: Archae - 0; Bacteria - 0; Metazoa - 736; Fungi - 347; Plants - 385; Viruses - 0; Other Eukaryotes - 339 (source: NCBI BLink).) encodes MAMQERCESLCSDELISSSDAFYLKTRKPYTITKQREKWTEAEHEKFVEALKLYGRAWRRIEEHVGTKTAVQIRSHAQKFFTKVARDFGVSSESIEIPPPRPKRKPMHPYPRKLVIPDAKEMVYAELTGSKLIQDEDNRSPTSVLSAHGSDGLGSIGSNSPNSSSAELSSHTEESLSLEAETKQSLKLFGKTFVVGDYNSSMSCDDSEDGKKKLYSETQSLQCSSSTSENAETEVVVSEFKRSERSAFSQLKSSVTEMNNMRGFMPYKKRVKVEENIDNVKLSYPLW; translated from the exons ATGGCTATGCAG GAACGTTGTGAGAGTTTATGTTCTGATGAACTTATATCTTCCTCAGATGCCTTTTACCTCAAG acAAGAAAGCCTTATACCATCActaaacaaagagagaaatggaCAGAAGCAGAGCATGAGAAGTTTGTAGAAGCATTGAAACTCTATGGCAGAGCTTGGAGACGAATCGAAG AACATGTTGGAACAAAAACTGCAGTTCAGATTCGAAGCCATGCGCAGAAGTTCTTTACTAAG GTTGCTCGCGATTTTGGTGTTAGCTCTGAGTCCATTGAGATCCCGCCTCCAAGGCCAAAGAGAAAGCCGATGCATCCTTACCCTAGAAAGCTTGTGATTCCTGATGCAAAAGAGATGGTATACGCTGAACTAACCGGATCCAAGCTGATTCAGGATGAAGATAACCGATCTCCAACATCGGTTTTATCAGCTCATGGCTCAGATGGATTAGGTTCCATTGGTTCAAATTCACCTAACTCTTCTTCAGCTGAGTTATCATCTCACACAGAGGAATCATTGTCTCTAGAAGCAGAGACCAAACAGAGCCTTAAGCTCTTTGGAAAAACTTTTGTAGTTGGTGATTACAACTCTTCAATGAGTTGTGATGATTCTGAAGATGGCAAGAAGAAGCTATACTCAGAAACACAGTCTCTTCaatgttcttcttctacttcagAAAACGCTGAAACAGAAGTGGTAGTGTCGGAGTTCAAAAGAAGTGAGAGATCAGCTTTCTCTCAGTTAAAATCGTCGGTGACTGAGATGAACAACATGAGAGGGTTCATGCCTtacaaaaagagagtaaagGTGGAAGAAAACATTGACAATGTAAAATTATCATATCCTTTGTGGTGA
- a CDS encoding RING/U-box superfamily protein (RING/U-box superfamily protein; FUNCTIONS IN: sequence-specific DNA binding transcription factor activity, zinc ion binding; CONTAINS InterPro DOMAIN/s: Zinc finger, RING-type (InterPro:IPR001841), Zinc finger, C3HC4 RING-type (InterPro:IPR018957); BEST Arabidopsis thaliana protein match is: RING/U-box superfamily protein (TAIR:AT5G37230.1); Has 1807 Blast hits to 1807 proteins in 277 species: Archae - 0; Bacteria - 0; Metazoa - 736; Fungi - 347; Plants - 385; Viruses - 0; Other Eukaryotes - 339 (source: NCBI BLink).), which produces MDTYSNWESVEITTTAMILPQDQGFRNTVFVNLHDVVNELAEDQNGVVMCLGTFAAPLMTKIELKPSCLTSHHIYQDLDEFITDIEFCRLLSERIALDCAHIPQPFSVSFYVRVTRDVMLPSIAVPSRDMFQRLLEEQTMEFTDLGDEEETTCSICLEDFSESHDDNIILLPDCFHLFHQSCIFEWLKRQRSCPLCRRVPYEEDLEIE; this is translated from the coding sequence aTGGATACATATAGTAATTGGGAGTCTGTAGAGATTACTACAACAGCAATGATCCTACCACAAGATCAAGGGTTTAGAAACACCGTGTTCGTCAATCTACACGATGTGGTCAACGAGTTAGCTGAAGATCAAAACGGTGTCGTCATGTGTTTGGGAACGTTCGCGGCTCCACTTATGACTAAAATCGAATTGAAACCATCATGTCTCACTTCACATCACATCTATCAAGACCTTGACGAGTTCATCACAGATATTGAGTTTTGTCGATTGTTGAGCGAAAGGATCGCTTTGGATTGTGCTCATATTCCCCAACCTTTTAGCGTCTCCTTTTACGTGAGAGTCACAAGAGATGTTATGTTACCGTCTATTGCTGTTCCGTCGAGAGATATGTTTCAAAGATTGCTTGAGGAACAAACAATGGAATTTACTGATTtgggagatgaagaagaaaccactTGTTCGATTTGTTTGGAGGACTTTTCGGAGAGTCATGATGATAACATCATTCTGTTGCCTGATTGTTTCCATCTGTTCCATCAAAGTTGTATCTTTGAGTGGCTTAAGCGTCAGAGGTCGTGTCCTTTGTGTCGAAGAGTACCGTACGAGGAAGATCTTGAAATAGAGTGA
- a CDS encoding RING/U-box superfamily protein (RING/U-box superfamily protein; FUNCTIONS IN: zinc ion binding; EXPRESSED IN: flower; EXPRESSED DURING: petal differentiation and expansion stage; CONTAINS InterPro DOMAIN/s: Zinc finger, RING-type (InterPro:IPR001841), Zinc finger, C3HC4 RING-type (InterPro:IPR018957); BEST Arabidopsis thaliana protein match is: RING/U-box superfamily protein (TAIR:AT5G37200.1); Has 1807 Blast hits to 1807 proteins in 277 species: Archae - 0; Bacteria - 0; Metazoa - 736; Fungi - 347; Plants - 385; Viruses - 0; Other Eukaryotes - 339 (source: NCBI BLink).), with protein sequence METETLRLQVATRMSKLPSNLGFTSAVQIELHEVIHEMLEDVTGTTPVVASLSPISHVLLKPRSFLPEQLSRLLRRQLHRDTSICESLAEKISSLRFSRANYTLYQRPFLMTVKVRVIKEVRFIVSPVSAPSSGAPVDVFQRLLEEQTVEPSMDSDESCSICFEKLSDSLSETYHNSIIQMPKCLHSFHQKCIFKWIGRQNSCPLCRRVPFEEDED encoded by the coding sequence ATGGAAACCGAAACTTTGAGACTACAAGTGGCTACGAGGATGTCGAAGCTACCTTCGAATCTAGGGTTCACAAGTGCTGTCCAAATCGAACTACACGAAGTAATCCATGAGATGCTCGAAGATGTTACTGGAACAACACCCGTGGTGGCATCACTGTCGCCAATCTCTCATGTTCTCCTGAAGCCACGTAGCTTCCTACCAGAACAGCTCTCCCGTCTCCTTCGTCGTCAACTTCACCGTGATACTTCTATTTGTGAATCTTTGGCTGAgaaaatctcttctcttcgaTTTTCGCGTGCTAATTACACTCTCTATCAAAGACCTTTTCTCATGACGGTGAAAGTGAGAGTCATCAAAGAGGTTCGGTTTATCGTATCCCCTGTTTCTGCTCCGTCGAGTGGTGCTCCGGTGGATGTGTTTCAGAGATTGCTTGAGGAACAAACTGTGGAACCGTCCATGGATTCCGATGAGTCTTGTTCAATCTGTTTTGAGAAGCTGTCTGATTCGTTATCGGAGACTTATCATAACAGCATCATTCAGATGCCCAAGTGTTTGCATTCGTTTCatcaaaaatgtatttttaagTGGATTGGTCGTCAAAATTCGTGTCCATTGTGTAGGAGAGTTCCGTTCGAAGAGGATGAagattag
- a CDS encoding ARM repeat superfamily protein (ARM repeat superfamily protein; FUNCTIONS IN: binding; INVOLVED IN: biological_process unknown; EXPRESSED IN: 22 plant structures; EXPRESSED DURING: 13 growth stages; CONTAINS InterPro DOMAIN/s: Armadillo-like helical (InterPro:IPR011989), Armadillo (InterPro:IPR000225), Armadillo-type fold (InterPro:IPR016024); Has 1807 Blast hits to 1807 proteins in 277 species: Archae - 0; Bacteria - 0; Metazoa - 736; Fungi - 347; Plants - 385; Viruses - 0; Other Eukaryotes - 339 (source: NCBI BLink).), giving the protein MFTNNQRQEERTGKHGTPRLQYLQELVSQFQNATDEETKERIVANLANFAYDPYNYTILRQLNVLELFVDCITEPNEKLVEFGIGGICNACAEPKNVATIVEADGIPLIIKSLSSPVRNTVNYALGALYYMCDYNRATREEILRPEVVDLIERYAAAESVSVSFSNLAKAFLDKHVHANT; this is encoded by the exons ATGTTTacaaataatcaaagacaagaagaaCGTACTGGAAAACATGGAACACCAAGGCTTCAATATCTTCAG gAGCTTGTGAGTCAGTTTCAGAATGCAACTGATGAAG AAACAAAGGAGAGAATTGTAGCAAACTTGGCGAATTTTGCATATGACCCTTACAACTACACTATTTTACGTCAG CTAAATGTCTTGGAACTATTCGTAGACTGTATAACAGAGCCAAATGAGAAGCTTGTAGAATTTGGGATAGGAGGAATATGCAACGCTTGTGCCG AGCCAAAAAACGTTGCTACCATTGTCGAGGCTGATGGAATTCCTCTGATAATCAAATCCTTATCAAGCCCTGTCCGGAACACT GTGAACTACGCGCTTGGGGCTTTGTATTACATGTGTGACTATAACAGAGCAACGAGAGAGGAGATTTTGAGACCAGAAGTGGTGGATCTCATCGAGAGGTACGCAGCGGCTGAATCTGTCAGTGTAAGCTTTAGTAACTTGGCTAAGGCGTTTCTTGACAAGCATGTTCATGCAAACACATGA
- a CDS encoding ARM repeat superfamily protein, protein MFTNNQRQEERTGKHGTPRLQYLQELVSQFQNATDEETKERIVANLANFAYDPYNYTILRQLNVLELFVDCITEPNEKLVEFGIGGICNACAEPKNVATIVEADGIPLIIKSLSSPVRNTVSTPHLCLSGV, encoded by the exons ATGTTTacaaataatcaaagacaagaagaaCGTACTGGAAAACATGGAACACCAAGGCTTCAATATCTTCAG gAGCTTGTGAGTCAGTTTCAGAATGCAACTGATGAAG AAACAAAGGAGAGAATTGTAGCAAACTTGGCGAATTTTGCATATGACCCTTACAACTACACTATTTTACGTCAG CTAAATGTCTTGGAACTATTCGTAGACTGTATAACAGAGCCAAATGAGAAGCTTGTAGAATTTGGGATAGGAGGAATATGCAACGCTTGTGCCG AGCCAAAAAACGTTGCTACCATTGTCGAGGCTGATGGAATTCCTCTGATAATCAAATCCTTATCAAGCCCTGTCCGGAACACTGTGAGTACACCTCATTTATGTTTATCTGGTGTTTAA